A window from Luteibacter flocculans encodes these proteins:
- a CDS encoding aldo/keto reductase — protein MITRKLGKHGPDVSTLGLGCMGMSEFYGAGDEKESIATLERALDLGITFWDTSDAYGPHTNEELIGRTLAGRRDKVFLATKFGIVRDPNDPNKRGIDGRPEYVRLSVEGSLRRLKTDHIDLYYQHRVDRNVPIEETVGAMARLVEEGKVRYLGLSEASAASIRKAAAVHPIAALQSEYSLWTRDPETTGTLAACREHGIALVAYSPLGRGFLTGAITKPDDFAEDDYRRINPRFTGDNFAKNLAIVERVRKFAATKGCTPGQLALAWVLAKGDDIVPIPGTKRVKYLEENAGAVQVTLSTAEVAEIDAVFPPDTAAGDRYASNMMGSINA, from the coding sequence ATGATCACCCGCAAGCTCGGCAAGCACGGCCCCGACGTCTCGACCCTCGGCCTCGGCTGCATGGGCATGAGCGAGTTCTACGGCGCTGGCGACGAAAAAGAATCGATCGCCACCCTGGAACGCGCCCTGGACCTCGGCATCACCTTCTGGGACACCTCCGACGCCTACGGCCCGCACACCAACGAGGAACTGATCGGTCGCACGCTTGCCGGACGTCGCGACAAGGTATTTCTCGCCACCAAGTTCGGCATCGTCCGCGACCCGAACGACCCGAACAAGCGCGGCATCGACGGCCGGCCCGAGTACGTGCGGCTGTCGGTAGAAGGTAGCCTGCGCCGCCTGAAGACGGATCACATCGACCTCTATTACCAGCACCGCGTCGATCGCAACGTACCGATCGAAGAAACCGTCGGCGCCATGGCGCGGCTGGTGGAGGAAGGCAAGGTGCGTTACCTGGGCCTGTCGGAAGCCTCGGCCGCATCGATCCGCAAGGCAGCAGCGGTCCATCCCATCGCGGCGCTGCAGAGCGAATACTCGCTATGGACGCGCGATCCGGAGACCACCGGTACGCTGGCTGCCTGCCGCGAGCACGGGATCGCGCTGGTGGCGTATAGCCCGCTCGGTCGTGGCTTCCTCACTGGGGCGATCACCAAGCCGGACGATTTCGCCGAGGACGACTACCGCCGCATCAATCCGCGTTTCACGGGCGACAACTTCGCCAAAAACCTGGCAATCGTGGAAAGGGTGCGCAAGTTCGCCGCGACCAAGGGCTGCACGCCGGGCCAGCTTGCCCTGGCATGGGTGCTCGCCAAGGGCGACGACATCGTGCCGATCCCGGGCACCAAGCGCGTGAAGTACCTGGAAGAGAACGCCGGAGCGGTACAGGTGACGCTGAGCACTGCCGAGGTGGCCGAGATCGATGCGGTGTTCCCGCCGGACACGGCAGCCGGCGATCGCTACGCGTCCAACATGATGGGCTCCATCAACGCCTGA
- a CDS encoding MerR family transcriptional regulator, whose protein sequence is MPQSLTIAEAAQATGLTVHTLRYYEQIGLIDPVPRRNGQRVYGEPEMRFIQFVLKLRSTGMSMRDIQEYVRLRRLGETEESIRERGDLLARHATKLRSELVELTETIARLDEKIALYRSLYPQEALPTEPPLDAATPGIPSHRRRHA, encoded by the coding sequence ATGCCTCAATCCCTGACCATCGCCGAGGCCGCCCAGGCCACCGGTCTCACCGTCCACACGCTGCGCTACTACGAGCAGATCGGTCTCATCGATCCAGTGCCGCGGCGCAACGGGCAGCGCGTCTACGGCGAGCCCGAGATGCGCTTCATCCAGTTCGTACTCAAACTCCGCTCCACCGGCATGTCCATGCGGGACATCCAGGAATACGTGCGGCTGCGCCGCCTCGGCGAAACCGAGGAAAGCATCCGCGAGCGCGGCGACCTCCTCGCGCGGCATGCCACAAAGCTGCGCAGCGAACTGGTCGAATTGACCGAGACCATCGCGCGCCTCGACGAGAAGATCGCGCTGTATCGCTCGCTTTATCCCCAGGAAGCCCTCCCCACGGAGCCGCCGCTCGACGCGGCGACGCCGGGCATCCCCTCGCATCGAAGGAGACACGCATGA
- a CDS encoding acyl-CoA thioesterase, which yields MNDGAAMIPIARPTEARLLEIVFPDHTNHLGTLFGGQALAWMDKAAFIAASRYARKVVVTARSEQVDFHVPVRKGQMVELIATIVSVGRTSMKVDVAMYTEDLITGERELCTRGTFTMIALDSDLKPTPVDSPA from the coding sequence ATGAATGACGGTGCCGCCATGATTCCCATCGCCCGACCCACGGAGGCTCGCCTCCTGGAGATCGTCTTCCCGGATCACACCAACCACCTGGGCACGCTGTTCGGCGGCCAGGCGCTGGCCTGGATGGACAAGGCAGCGTTCATCGCCGCCTCGCGCTACGCCCGTAAGGTGGTGGTCACGGCACGATCGGAGCAGGTGGACTTCCACGTGCCCGTGCGCAAGGGCCAGATGGTGGAACTGATCGCCACCATCGTCTCGGTCGGCCGCACCTCGATGAAGGTGGACGTGGCTATGTACACGGAAGACCTGATCACCGGCGAACGCGAGCTGTGCACGCGCGGCACCTTCACGATGATCGCGCTCGACAGCGACCTGAAGCCCACGCCGGTCGATAGCCCGGCATAA
- a CDS encoding ribonucleotide-diphosphate reductase subunit beta, giving the protein MSATPITRDSHILDPGFELTLRPMKYPQFYEMYRAAIRNTWTVEEVDFSLDVTDLKSKMSDADRHLIHRLVAFFATGDTIVSNNLVLNLYQHVNSPEARMFLSRQLYEEALHVQFYLTLLDTYIPEPAERNKAFAAIESIPSIRQKGEFCFKWIESIQNLNRLETREHRRQFLLNLICFAACIEGLFFFAAFAYVYYLRSRGLLHGLASGTNWVFRDESGHMAFAFEVVRTVREQEPDLFDDEMREQVETMLEDAIACETQFAQDVLSGGVAGLSVNDMRQYLEYCADQRLAQLDMPKKYGAKNPFDFMDLQDVQELTNFFERRVSSYQVGVQGEVAFDQSF; this is encoded by the coding sequence ATGTCCGCCACCCCGATCACTCGCGACTCCCACATCCTCGACCCCGGCTTCGAGCTCACCCTGCGGCCGATGAAGTACCCGCAGTTCTATGAGATGTACCGCGCCGCCATCCGCAATACGTGGACCGTGGAGGAAGTGGATTTCTCGCTCGACGTCACCGACCTCAAGTCGAAGATGTCCGATGCCGACCGGCACCTCATCCATCGCCTGGTCGCCTTCTTCGCCACGGGCGACACGATCGTGTCGAACAACCTCGTGCTGAACCTCTACCAGCACGTGAACTCGCCCGAAGCGCGCATGTTCCTGTCGCGCCAGTTGTACGAGGAAGCGCTGCACGTGCAGTTCTATCTCACGTTGCTGGACACCTATATCCCCGAACCTGCGGAACGGAACAAGGCGTTCGCCGCGATCGAGAGCATCCCGTCGATCCGGCAGAAGGGCGAGTTCTGCTTCAAGTGGATCGAGTCGATCCAGAACCTGAATCGCCTGGAGACGCGCGAGCACCGCCGGCAGTTCCTGCTCAACCTGATCTGCTTCGCCGCCTGCATCGAAGGACTGTTCTTCTTTGCCGCTTTCGCCTACGTGTACTACCTGCGTTCGCGCGGTCTGCTGCACGGCCTGGCGTCGGGTACCAACTGGGTCTTCCGCGACGAGTCGGGCCACATGGCTTTCGCCTTCGAAGTGGTGCGCACCGTACGCGAGCAGGAACCGGACCTTTTCGACGACGAGATGCGCGAGCAGGTGGAAACGATGCTGGAAGACGCCATCGCCTGCGAGACGCAGTTCGCCCAGGACGTGCTCTCCGGCGGTGTGGCCGGGCTGTCGGTAAACGACATGCGTCAGTACCTCGAGTACTGCGCCGACCAGCGCCTGGCCCAGCTCGACATGCCGAAGAAGTATGGCGCAAAGAACCCGTTCGACTTCATGGACCTGCAGGACGTGCAGGAGCTGACCAACTTCTTCGAGCGCCGCGTGTCGTCGTACCAGGTCGGCGTGCAGGGCGAAGTGGCCTTCGATCAGTCGTTCTAA
- a CDS encoding ribonucleoside-diphosphate reductase subunit alpha: MDSAAHERTETADAVTTTPPATGNAPAAGYRNEPPPAFALTPPHNPGQMRVTKRNGGQEVVDVNKIVRAVTRSADGLYAVDPMRVALKTIGGLYDGATTQELDQLSIRTAAALTAEEPEYGQLAARLLAAFIDKEVSGQDIQSFSQSISTGFELGILNERLRDFVQVNARKLNDAVDTSASRRFEYFGLRTVYDRYLLRHPTKRFVIETPQYFFMRIACALGGNDVAETLELYRMLSSLEYLASSPTLFNAGTAHEQLSSCFLLDSPQDALESIYAKYGDVAQLSKFAGGIGLAYSRIRSRGSLIRGTNGHSNGLVPWLKTLDASVAAVNQGGKRKGAACVYLESWHADIEEFLELRENTGDDARRTHNLNLANWVPDLFMRRVEADGDWSLFDPKIVPHFVDTWGAAFDAAYEKAEADGLAAKTIKARELYARMLRSLAQTGNGWMTFKDRSNATSNQTARPENVIHLSNLCTEILEVTNANETAVCNLGSINLARHVVDGAFDFDKLATTVRTAVRQLNRVIDLNFYPIATARTANMKWRPVGLGVMGLQDVFFKLRLPFDSDAAREISTRIAEEIYFHALSMSNEIAERDGAHPGFAETRAANGELQFDYWPAATPTGRDARWAELREKIKATGLRNSLLIAIAPTATIASIAGCYECIEPQVSNLFKRETLSGDFLVVNRYLVEELKTLGLWTAEVRDQIKLAEGSVQGIAAIPAELRAVYRTTWELPQKALIDLAAARGAYIDQSQSLNLFMENPNIGQLSSMYMYAWKAGIKTTYYLRSRPATRIAKTTVSATATAPAAPAIDAQEQATAAVFCSLENPEYCEACQ, from the coding sequence ATGGATTCCGCCGCGCACGAGCGCACCGAGACGGCCGACGCCGTCACCACCACCCCGCCCGCGACCGGCAACGCGCCCGCCGCTGGCTATCGCAACGAGCCGCCACCGGCCTTTGCCCTGACCCCGCCGCACAACCCCGGCCAGATGCGCGTGACGAAGCGCAACGGCGGCCAGGAAGTCGTCGACGTGAACAAGATCGTGCGCGCGGTCACCCGCAGCGCCGACGGCCTTTACGCCGTGGACCCGATGCGCGTCGCGCTGAAGACGATCGGCGGCCTCTATGACGGCGCCACCACACAGGAACTCGACCAGCTGTCGATCCGCACGGCCGCCGCGCTGACTGCCGAGGAGCCGGAATACGGCCAGCTCGCCGCGCGCCTGCTCGCCGCCTTCATCGACAAGGAAGTGTCCGGGCAGGACATCCAGTCGTTCTCGCAGTCGATCTCCACCGGCTTCGAGCTGGGCATTCTCAACGAGCGCCTCCGTGACTTCGTGCAGGTGAACGCGCGCAAGCTCAACGATGCCGTGGACACCAGCGCCTCGCGACGCTTCGAGTACTTCGGCCTGCGCACGGTTTACGACCGCTACCTGCTGCGTCATCCGACGAAGCGCTTCGTCATCGAGACGCCGCAATATTTCTTCATGCGCATCGCCTGCGCGCTCGGCGGCAACGACGTGGCCGAGACGCTGGAGCTGTACCGCATGCTCTCCTCGCTGGAGTACCTCGCCAGCTCGCCGACCCTGTTCAACGCCGGCACCGCGCACGAGCAGCTGTCGTCGTGCTTTCTGCTGGATTCGCCGCAGGACGCGCTCGAGTCGATCTACGCCAAGTACGGTGACGTGGCCCAGTTGTCGAAGTTCGCGGGCGGCATCGGCCTCGCCTATTCGCGCATCCGCTCGCGCGGCTCGCTGATCCGCGGCACCAACGGCCACTCGAACGGCCTTGTGCCGTGGCTGAAGACGCTGGACGCCTCCGTCGCCGCCGTGAACCAGGGCGGCAAGCGCAAGGGCGCGGCCTGCGTGTATCTGGAATCGTGGCACGCGGACATCGAGGAATTCCTCGAATTGCGCGAGAACACCGGCGACGACGCACGCCGCACACACAACCTCAACCTCGCCAACTGGGTGCCCGATCTGTTCATGCGCCGGGTCGAAGCCGACGGCGACTGGTCGCTGTTCGACCCGAAGATCGTGCCGCACTTCGTCGACACCTGGGGCGCCGCGTTCGACGCCGCCTATGAAAAAGCCGAGGCCGACGGCCTGGCCGCGAAGACGATCAAGGCCCGCGAGCTGTACGCACGCATGCTGCGTTCGCTGGCACAGACCGGCAACGGCTGGATGACCTTCAAGGACCGCTCGAACGCCACCAGCAACCAGACGGCGCGCCCCGAGAACGTCATCCACCTGTCGAACCTCTGCACGGAAATCCTCGAGGTCACCAACGCGAACGAGACGGCCGTCTGCAACCTCGGCTCGATCAACCTCGCGCGGCACGTGGTCGACGGTGCGTTCGATTTCGACAAGCTGGCCACCACCGTACGCACGGCCGTGCGCCAGTTGAACCGCGTCATCGACCTCAACTTCTATCCGATCGCCACGGCCCGGACGGCCAACATGAAGTGGCGCCCGGTGGGCCTGGGCGTGATGGGTCTGCAGGACGTCTTCTTCAAGCTGCGTCTCCCGTTCGACTCCGACGCCGCGCGCGAGATATCCACGCGCATCGCGGAAGAGATCTATTTCCACGCCCTGTCGATGTCCAACGAGATCGCCGAGCGTGACGGGGCACATCCGGGCTTTGCGGAAACGCGTGCCGCCAACGGTGAGCTGCAGTTCGACTACTGGCCGGCGGCCACGCCGACCGGGCGCGATGCGCGCTGGGCGGAACTGCGCGAGAAGATCAAGGCCACCGGCCTGCGCAACTCCCTGCTGATCGCCATCGCACCGACGGCAACCATCGCCTCTATCGCCGGTTGCTACGAGTGCATCGAGCCGCAGGTGTCGAACCTCTTCAAGCGCGAGACGCTGTCCGGCGATTTCCTCGTCGTGAATCGCTACCTCGTCGAGGAATTGAAGACTCTTGGACTGTGGACCGCCGAAGTGCGCGACCAGATCAAGCTCGCCGAGGGTTCGGTGCAGGGCATCGCCGCCATTCCGGCCGAACTGCGCGCGGTCTACCGCACCACCTGGGAACTGCCGCAGAAGGCACTGATCGATCTCGCCGCCGCGCGCGGTGCCTACATCGACCAGAGCCAGTCATTGAACCTGTTCATGGAGAACCCGAACATCGGACAGCTTTCGTCGATGTACATGTACGCCTGGAAGGCGGGCATCAAGACGACCTACTACCTGCGCTCACGTCCGGCCACCCGCATTGCCAAGACCACTGTCAGCGCGACTGCTACGGCACCTGCTGCACCGGCCATCGATGCGCAGGAACAGGCAACGGCTGCCGTGTTCTGCTCGCTCGAAAACCCCGAATACTGCGAAGCCTGCCAGTAA
- a CDS encoding response regulator produces MPSSFALQDHALISRSFDAVPYGIVALSTAGELLYANAWAAARLPSDDFLAVWGDETRKRIVDAFSRSVDEGLATLEVASADGTPWRLSVEPWRGGTDAEPVLMVSLLPTRSDGEPVDFALGLTQDQLRQAQKMDAIGKLTGGVAHDFNNLLQVISGNLQLLSADVAGNARAERRVANAMAGVTRGTKLAAQLLAFGRRQPLAPKVVNIGRFVRDMDELLRRALGEAIEVETVVAGGLWNTLVDPGNVENALLNLALNARDAMEGRGKLTIEAGNALLDATYAAAHGDLRPGQYVMIAVTDTGTGIPAEIIDQVFEPFFTTKPEGRGTGLGLSMVYGFVKQSGGHVKIYSEPGHGTTVKIYLPRSTQSEDRVVDIEEEGVRGGDETILVVEDDDAVRETVVAMLGDLGYRVLKARDAESALSIIESGIAIDLLFTDVVMPGPLRSPELARKAAERQPGIGVLFTSGYTENAIVHGGRLDEGVELLSKPYTRDQLARRVRNVLATRLRRTQDALPMASATATPVPPPMRVLVVEDDALIRMSICEMLESRGHMAFEAGDGHEALRVYNAQPIDVLLADVGLPGMNGVEVADRLREQQPELPVLYATGDHTANGIQRDERTAILVKPYGVADLMDAIGRITRAT; encoded by the coding sequence ATGCCATCTTCCTTTGCGCTGCAGGATCATGCACTGATCTCCCGGTCGTTCGATGCCGTTCCCTACGGCATCGTCGCCCTTTCCACCGCCGGGGAGCTCCTGTACGCGAATGCGTGGGCGGCCGCTCGGTTGCCCTCGGACGATTTCCTCGCCGTATGGGGTGACGAGACCCGGAAACGGATCGTCGATGCCTTTTCGCGATCCGTAGATGAGGGCCTCGCCACGCTGGAGGTCGCCTCGGCCGACGGCACGCCCTGGCGCCTGTCCGTGGAGCCGTGGCGCGGCGGTACGGACGCCGAGCCGGTGCTGATGGTGTCGCTGCTGCCGACCCGGAGCGACGGCGAGCCCGTGGACTTCGCGCTCGGTCTGACCCAGGACCAGCTACGCCAAGCGCAGAAGATGGACGCGATCGGCAAGCTGACCGGTGGCGTGGCGCACGATTTCAATAACCTGCTCCAGGTGATCAGCGGCAACCTGCAGCTGCTGAGCGCCGACGTGGCGGGCAACGCCCGCGCGGAACGCCGCGTGGCGAACGCCATGGCCGGCGTCACCCGCGGCACCAAGCTCGCCGCTCAGTTGCTCGCTTTCGGTCGGCGCCAGCCGCTGGCCCCGAAGGTGGTGAACATCGGCCGCTTCGTCCGCGACATGGACGAACTCCTTCGCCGCGCGCTGGGTGAGGCGATCGAGGTGGAGACCGTGGTGGCCGGCGGCCTGTGGAACACGCTGGTCGATCCGGGCAACGTCGAGAACGCGCTGCTCAATCTCGCGCTCAATGCACGCGACGCGATGGAAGGGCGCGGCAAGCTGACCATCGAGGCCGGCAACGCGCTGCTCGACGCTACCTACGCCGCGGCACACGGCGACCTGCGTCCGGGCCAGTACGTCATGATCGCGGTCACCGATACCGGCACCGGCATTCCCGCCGAGATCATCGACCAGGTATTCGAGCCGTTCTTCACGACCAAGCCGGAAGGCCGCGGCACCGGCCTTGGCCTGTCGATGGTCTATGGCTTCGTGAAGCAGTCCGGCGGCCACGTGAAGATCTACAGCGAGCCGGGTCATGGCACGACGGTGAAGATCTACCTGCCGCGCTCGACGCAGAGCGAGGACCGGGTGGTCGACATTGAGGAGGAAGGCGTGCGCGGTGGCGACGAGACCATCCTGGTGGTGGAGGACGACGACGCCGTGCGCGAGACCGTCGTCGCCATGCTGGGCGACCTCGGCTATCGCGTGCTCAAGGCACGTGACGCGGAAAGTGCATTGTCGATCATCGAGAGCGGCATCGCGATCGATCTGCTGTTCACCGACGTGGTGATGCCCGGTCCGTTGCGCAGCCCCGAGCTGGCGCGCAAGGCCGCCGAACGGCAGCCAGGTATCGGCGTCCTGTTCACCTCGGGCTACACGGAAAACGCCATCGTGCATGGCGGCCGCCTCGATGAGGGCGTGGAGCTGCTGAGCAAGCCTTACACCCGCGACCAACTCGCGCGACGCGTGCGCAACGTGCTGGCGACGCGCCTGCGGCGTACGCAGGATGCGCTGCCGATGGCGTCGGCTACCGCGACGCCGGTGCCGCCGCCGATGCGAGTGCTGGTGGTCGAAGACGATGCGCTGATCCGCATGTCGATCTGCGAAATGCTGGAAAGTCGCGGACACATGGCCTTCGAAGCTGGCGACGGCCATGAAGCGCTGCGTGTGTATAACGCGCAGCCAATCGACGTGCTACTGGCCGACGTCGGCTTGCCAGGCATGAACGGCGTGGAAGTCGCGGATCGGTTGCGGGAGCAACAGCCTGAGCTTCCGGTGCTGTATGCCACCGGCGATCACACCGCCAATGGCATACAGCGCGACGAACGCACCGCGATCCTGGTGAAGCCCTACGGTGTCGCCGACCTGATGGATGCGATCGGGCGGATTACGCGGGCCACCTAG
- a CDS encoding SDR family oxidoreductase, whose protein sequence is MAHAANHDPYAMQDPRTQYPQPDFSKQPQPAPGLAKEMVPRPDHGETSYHGNGRLHGRKALVTGGDSGIGRAAAIAFAREGAEVVINYLPSEQKDADEVIALLRAEGSKIVGIPGDLQNEAFCNELVAKTVKELGGLDILANVAGRQQYSKSIDELDSESFQATFRTNVFALFWLTKAAMPHMPPGAAIVNTASIQAYQPSDILLDYAPTKAAIVAFTKALAKQAADKGIRVNAVAPGPVWTPLQPSGGQPQEKVVEFGKNVPLGRPGQPVECAPLYVLLASQEASFITGETYGVTGGNMLP, encoded by the coding sequence ATGGCTCACGCCGCCAACCACGATCCGTACGCCATGCAAGATCCCCGCACGCAGTATCCGCAACCGGACTTCTCGAAGCAGCCGCAGCCGGCACCCGGCCTGGCGAAGGAGATGGTACCGAGGCCAGATCACGGCGAGACCAGCTATCACGGCAACGGCCGCCTGCATGGCCGCAAGGCGCTGGTGACCGGCGGTGACTCCGGCATCGGACGTGCTGCCGCGATCGCGTTCGCGCGCGAAGGTGCCGAGGTGGTCATCAACTATCTGCCCTCGGAGCAGAAGGACGCCGACGAAGTCATCGCGCTCCTCCGCGCCGAAGGCAGCAAGATCGTCGGCATACCGGGCGATCTCCAGAACGAGGCGTTCTGCAACGAGCTGGTCGCCAAGACCGTGAAGGAGTTGGGCGGCCTCGACATCCTCGCCAATGTCGCGGGACGCCAGCAGTATTCGAAGTCGATCGACGAACTGGACAGCGAATCGTTCCAGGCCACCTTCCGCACCAACGTCTTCGCGTTGTTCTGGCTGACCAAGGCCGCCATGCCGCACATGCCGCCGGGCGCCGCCATCGTCAACACGGCGTCGATCCAGGCCTATCAGCCGTCGGACATCCTGCTCGACTACGCGCCGACCAAGGCGGCTATCGTCGCCTTCACCAAGGCGTTGGCGAAGCAGGCCGCCGACAAGGGCATTCGTGTGAACGCGGTGGCACCGGGTCCGGTATGGACGCCACTGCAGCCGAGCGGCGGCCAGCCGCAGGAGAAGGTGGTGGAGTTCGGCAAGAACGTACCGCTCGGCCGGCCGGGCCAGCCGGTGGAGTGCGCACCGCTCTACGTGCTGCTGGCGAGCCAGGAAGCGAGCTTCATCACCGGTGAAACCTACGGCGTCACCGGCGGCAACATGCTTCCCTGA
- a CDS encoding alpha-L-rhamnosidase, translating to MRVMPAFLRAMLGYLARTEVVTLLLRLFAACAWLAVVPVANAAITLATPRVERAESPTYVDVKQPRFSWVVRSDAPGTVQIGYRLVVSRNGSTVWDSGEVNDPRPFDIAYAGAPLSPGERYDWRVDVRTSDGSAEVSSHFDTALDEAAWHDVRWIGKRDDTLPAPLLRKTFRIDGPVKRATLYVAAGGYADMAIDGRPVSDAVLSPGFTDYDKRVEVVATDVSLSPGTHVLGAELGRGFYGLTNPNVWHWERAPWHGKPRLRALLRIRYADGRVSDMVSDASWQVADGPTRLDDLYGGEIYDARFVRPDAWAPASELPAPRGKLVAQTEQPVRVIDTLAATEVTEPVPGTYVFAFPRVIAGWATFDVSGPSGTTVVARYGEKLLADGTVDARDEHHYFKNGFQTDRMILAGERIRWHPRFSYKGFRYVQVDGWPGGKPRLDAVTAQVVHTDIAITGQFDSDQPLLNWIHHATVDTILNNLHSIPTDTPMYEKNGWTGDGMLGTEMFLRNLDADRLLAKWLRDIADTRGTDGAPLLIAPNPGWGHVRAPTWHAAYVFIPWWLWLYEGDRRPMEEHIEGIARYVAMEDARSPAGIADTELGDWVSPETDPAGENAPEDKRVAATAYLYGMQRRTADMLRVLGDDARATTFDARAEVVKKAFNARFLDRSQARYRGEGDRGYRQAHNLLALSFGLVPDDLITRVAAGVAADARGRGDHLDTGALATKVLLPFLTATGHADEAWAIATQTTFPSWGFWRANGATSLWEHWKLASRSRGHYFLGTIDDWLYADVAGLRPLAPGWQRFEVRPKLTAFLGRASASVVTPYGEASVAWRKVAGRIEADVVVPVGAEAVVGLPGGPDTVMGSGRHHLSLH from the coding sequence ATGCGTGTCATGCCGGCGTTCTTGCGCGCTATGCTCGGCTATCTGGCTCGCACCGAGGTCGTCACGTTGCTCCTGCGTCTCTTTGCCGCCTGCGCTTGGCTCGCCGTCGTCCCTGTTGCGAACGCCGCGATAACGCTCGCCACGCCACGGGTGGAGCGCGCCGAATCACCCACGTATGTGGATGTGAAGCAGCCGCGATTTTCGTGGGTGGTCCGGAGCGATGCGCCGGGTACCGTGCAGATCGGTTACCGCCTGGTCGTGTCACGTAACGGAAGCACGGTGTGGGACAGCGGCGAGGTGAACGACCCGCGTCCATTCGACATCGCCTACGCCGGGGCACCCCTGTCGCCTGGCGAACGTTACGACTGGCGCGTCGACGTTCGCACCTCGGACGGAAGCGCCGAGGTCTCCTCGCACTTCGATACGGCGCTCGATGAGGCCGCGTGGCACGACGTCCGCTGGATCGGCAAGCGTGACGACACGCTTCCTGCGCCGCTGTTGCGCAAGACGTTCCGGATCGACGGGCCCGTGAAACGCGCGACGCTCTACGTTGCCGCAGGCGGCTACGCGGACATGGCGATCGATGGGCGCCCGGTGAGCGACGCCGTGCTCTCGCCGGGCTTCACCGACTACGACAAACGTGTCGAGGTCGTGGCGACGGATGTCTCGTTGTCGCCTGGCACGCACGTGCTCGGTGCCGAACTCGGCCGCGGCTTCTACGGCCTGACCAATCCGAACGTCTGGCATTGGGAACGTGCACCGTGGCACGGCAAGCCGCGCCTGCGTGCGTTGCTGCGCATCCGCTACGCCGATGGCCGTGTGTCCGACATGGTCAGCGACGCGAGCTGGCAGGTGGCCGACGGGCCGACGCGGCTCGACGATCTCTATGGTGGCGAAATCTACGACGCACGCTTTGTGCGTCCGGATGCGTGGGCACCGGCCAGCGAACTGCCCGCGCCGCGCGGCAAACTCGTCGCGCAGACAGAACAGCCAGTCCGCGTTATCGATACGCTCGCGGCCACGGAAGTGACCGAGCCCGTACCGGGCACCTATGTGTTCGCCTTCCCACGCGTGATCGCCGGCTGGGCCACGTTCGATGTGAGTGGGCCGTCGGGGACGACCGTCGTTGCACGCTATGGCGAAAAGCTGCTTGCCGACGGTACCGTCGATGCGCGCGATGAACACCATTACTTCAAGAACGGCTTCCAGACCGATCGAATGATCCTCGCGGGGGAGCGCATTCGCTGGCATCCGCGCTTCTCGTACAAAGGCTTTCGCTACGTGCAGGTGGATGGATGGCCGGGAGGCAAGCCCCGCCTCGATGCGGTGACCGCGCAAGTGGTGCATACGGACATCGCCATCACCGGCCAGTTCGACAGCGACCAGCCCTTGCTCAACTGGATTCACCACGCCACGGTCGACACCATCCTCAACAACCTGCACAGCATTCCCACCGATACGCCGATGTACGAGAAGAACGGTTGGACGGGCGACGGCATGCTGGGCACGGAAATGTTCCTGCGCAATCTGGACGCGGATCGCCTGCTCGCGAAATGGCTGCGCGACATCGCCGATACGCGCGGTACCGACGGTGCACCCTTGCTCATTGCGCCGAACCCTGGCTGGGGTCATGTGCGCGCACCTACCTGGCATGCCGCCTACGTCTTCATTCCATGGTGGTTGTGGTTGTACGAAGGCGATCGACGTCCCATGGAAGAACATATCGAAGGGATCGCTCGTTACGTTGCGATGGAAGACGCGCGTTCGCCCGCCGGTATCGCGGACACGGAGCTTGGCGATTGGGTGAGCCCGGAGACCGACCCGGCTGGTGAGAATGCACCCGAGGACAAGCGCGTGGCGGCGACCGCGTATCTCTATGGCATGCAGCGGCGCACCGCGGACATGCTGCGCGTGCTCGGCGACGACGCCAGGGCGACGACGTTCGATGCACGCGCGGAGGTCGTCAAGAAGGCTTTCAATGCACGCTTTCTCGATCGAAGCCAGGCCCGCTACCGGGGCGAAGGCGACCGAGGGTATCGCCAGGCGCACAACCTGCTGGCGCTGTCATTCGGTCTGGTGCCGGATGATCTCATCACGCGTGTAGCGGCAGGCGTCGCGGCAGATGCGAGGGGGCGCGGCGATCACCTGGACACCGGCGCGCTGGCGACCAAGGTGCTCCTGCCCTTCCTCACGGCGACCGGCCACGCCGACGAAGCCTGGGCGATTGCCACGCAGACTACGTTTCCCAGTTGGGGATTCTGGCGTGCGAACGGCGCCACCAGCCTTTGGGAGCACTGGAAGCTTGCCTCGCGCTCGCGAGGGCACTACTTCCTCGGCACGATCGACGACTGGCTTTATGCCGACGTGGCCGGATTGCGCCCGCTGGCGCCGGGCTGGCAGCGCTTCGAAGTGCGGCCGAAGCTCACTGCCTTTCTGGGGCGCGCGTCGGCGTCGGTCGTGACGCCCTACGGCGAGGCATCCGTGGCCTGGCGCAAAGTGGCCGGCAGGATCGAGGCGGACGTCGTCGTGCCGGTGGGTGCGGAAGCGGTGGTCGGCTTGCCTGGCGGTCCGGACACCGTGATGGGCTCCGGTCGCCACCACCTAAGCCTTCACTAA